A region from the Candidatus Hydrogenedentota bacterium genome encodes:
- a CDS encoding class I SAM-dependent methyltransferase produces the protein MNYAENYERCCLEKTSAFQRLFMRVLARKALQLGQTGHKIWSLKWVLDEYFAGKSGLRVLDCGAWNGWFLSYNVPAIRQRIALDFDSHYAQQLKQQGIGFVLADMERGCIPLAADSVDLLAMTSTLEHLNCPERIATEIRRVLKPGGIAFITVPDIMKYKFRFWNDITHKRPFTRDAMRFLFETHGMTTLELCAYNHNLFVAGNLFPRALHRLLMRFRGDAILYVGRKP, from the coding sequence ATGAACTACGCAGAAAATTACGAGCGGTGTTGTCTCGAAAAGACGAGCGCGTTTCAGCGCTTGTTCATGCGTGTGCTTGCGCGGAAGGCGCTACAACTCGGGCAAACGGGCCACAAGATTTGGTCGTTGAAGTGGGTGTTGGACGAATATTTCGCGGGTAAGTCCGGGCTGCGCGTGCTCGATTGCGGCGCGTGGAACGGATGGTTCCTGAGCTACAACGTGCCCGCGATTCGGCAGCGGATCGCGTTGGACTTCGATTCCCACTACGCGCAGCAACTGAAACAGCAGGGGATCGGCTTCGTCCTTGCCGATATGGAGCGCGGATGCATCCCGCTCGCGGCAGATTCCGTCGACTTGCTCGCGATGACAAGCACGCTCGAACACCTCAACTGTCCCGAAAGGATCGCCACGGAAATCCGGCGCGTGCTGAAACCGGGCGGAATCGCGTTCATCACCGTGCCGGACATTATGAAATACAAGTTCCGGTTCTGGAATGACATCACCCATAAGCGGCCGTTCACGCGCGATGCAATGCGGTTCCTGTTCGAGACGCATGGTATGACGACGCTCGAGTTGTGCGCGTACAATCACAATCTCTTCGTCGCGGGCAATCTGTTTCCGCGCGCGCTGCACCGGCTTCTCATGCGGTTCCGCGGCGACGCCATCCTCTACGTGGGCCGGAAACCGTGA
- a CDS encoding class I SAM-dependent methyltransferase — protein MRRPQAALFDALAAGEALYVYPPESLEKLNALVPDKGRTLDVGCGDGAIAAALTAPLVIGFDVSQRCAHLSATRGISSLVADATQAFPFAERSFDTVYCVDVLHHLEGRWAPLLIEVRRVLRPRGTLVIVEPDARNPFVRITQAPHSLLRVAPYNNEPAIDPNDLLPLLEGQGYACTCAPIHVSGEQVVRNVFPLWQRIAKAPFVLAVAFLYRNRPNKFAIVAKIEK, from the coding sequence GTGAGGCGTCCGCAAGCGGCGCTGTTTGACGCACTGGCCGCGGGTGAAGCGCTCTACGTCTACCCGCCCGAATCGTTGGAAAAGTTGAATGCCCTCGTGCCGGACAAGGGGCGCACGCTCGATGTCGGCTGCGGCGACGGCGCGATTGCCGCGGCGTTGACCGCACCGCTCGTCATCGGGTTCGACGTATCGCAGCGGTGCGCGCATTTGAGCGCTACACGTGGCATTTCGTCGCTTGTGGCGGACGCAACTCAGGCATTCCCGTTTGCGGAGCGTTCGTTCGACACCGTGTATTGCGTGGACGTGTTGCACCACCTCGAAGGCAGGTGGGCGCCACTATTGATTGAAGTGCGCCGCGTATTACGCCCGCGCGGTACATTGGTCATCGTCGAGCCGGATGCGCGCAATCCGTTCGTTCGAATCACGCAAGCGCCCCATTCGCTCCTGCGCGTTGCGCCGTACAACAACGAACCGGCAATCGACCCGAACGACTTGCTCCCCCTGCTCGAAGGACAGGGCTACGCGTGCACCTGTGCCCCGATTCACGTCTCGGGCGAACAGGTCGTGCGGAACGTGTTTCCCCTATGGCAGCGGATTGCCAAGGCCCCATTCGTACTGGCGGTCGCGTTCCTCTATCGAAACCGCCCGAACAAATTCGCCATCGTCGCGAAAATCGAGAAATGA
- a CDS encoding PmoA family protein, translating into MYARMSLCAALVAAFSLNAGAESPDGKTIVLEANDQPSIDVPVSLPFDGTIGDGEVIRVIEPKTGKEFPGTLRNGQFTFVPEGARPKSEHLYTVKVRKDDVPPRVQITQNEAGNALDVVIDDVPFTTYHYKKDERKPYLWPVLSDGAVGVTRDYPMGEALMTSDHPHQRSFWSSYGDVNGADCWDERNEKAGYQVTDELTYGSGDGYGWIHAKNTWMSADRTPVCKEEREYRFYPGKKTARLVDLEVTFRPIDTDVRFGDTKEGGIAAFRVNDQIIERETYSVVDTGSNAVLKMFDDRKEADAFAQEQAESRKVVVRPKGVITNAEGKTGMAECWGKPSPWCDYSGTIDGQGVHGITVFDNPNNLRYPTTWHVRDYGLMGANCFGLSYFTNKEKNGDYTIKVGESLTFNYRVYVHRGDANGAKVADRYADYVNPPKVSWSDIRINSKGVDAHKDIPGHEKAAQ; encoded by the coding sequence ATGTACGCACGAATGTCACTATGCGCCGCGCTTGTTGCGGCGTTCTCGTTGAACGCGGGAGCGGAGTCACCGGACGGGAAAACCATTGTTCTCGAAGCGAACGATCAGCCCAGCATAGACGTGCCCGTGTCGCTACCGTTTGACGGGACGATCGGCGACGGCGAGGTCATTCGTGTGATCGAGCCGAAGACGGGCAAGGAATTCCCCGGGACGCTGCGCAATGGGCAGTTCACTTTCGTGCCCGAGGGCGCGCGGCCTAAGTCCGAGCACCTGTACACTGTCAAGGTGCGCAAGGACGACGTGCCGCCGCGCGTGCAGATTACGCAGAACGAGGCGGGCAACGCGCTCGATGTCGTGATCGACGATGTGCCGTTCACGACGTACCACTACAAGAAGGACGAACGCAAACCCTATCTTTGGCCCGTGCTGAGCGATGGCGCCGTCGGCGTCACGCGCGATTATCCGATGGGCGAAGCGCTGATGACCTCCGACCATCCACACCAGCGCTCGTTCTGGTCGTCCTACGGCGACGTGAACGGAGCGGACTGCTGGGACGAGCGCAACGAGAAGGCCGGCTATCAGGTGACGGACGAGCTGACCTACGGTTCCGGCGACGGCTATGGCTGGATACACGCGAAGAACACGTGGATGTCCGCGGACCGCACGCCGGTGTGTAAGGAAGAGCGCGAATACCGCTTCTACCCCGGGAAGAAGACGGCCCGCCTGGTCGATCTTGAAGTAACGTTCAGGCCGATCGACACGGACGTGCGTTTTGGCGACACCAAAGAGGGCGGTATTGCCGCGTTCCGCGTGAACGATCAGATCATCGAACGCGAGACGTACTCGGTTGTCGATACCGGGAGCAATGCAGTGCTCAAGATGTTCGACGACCGCAAGGAAGCGGACGCATTCGCGCAGGAACAGGCCGAGTCACGCAAGGTGGTGGTGCGTCCGAAGGGCGTTATCACGAACGCGGAAGGCAAGACCGGCATGGCCGAATGCTGGGGCAAACCGTCGCCATGGTGCGACTACAGCGGCACGATCGACGGCCAAGGCGTGCATGGCATCACGGTGTTCGATAATCCGAACAACCTGCGCTACCCCACCACGTGGCACGTGCGCGACTACGGCCTCATGGGCGCGAACTGCTTTGGCCTGAGCTATTTCACAAACAAGGAAAAGAACGGCGACTACACGATAAAGGTGGGCGAGTCGCTGACGTTCAACTACCGTGTATACGTCCATCGCGGCGACGCCAACGGCGCGAAGGTGGCCGACCGGTACGCGGACTACGTCAACCCGCCGAAGGTCAGTTGGTCGGACATCAGGATCAACAGCAAAGGCGTCGACGCGCACAAGGACATTCCGGGCCACGAAAAAGCCGCCCAATAG
- a CDS encoding alginate lyase family protein has protein sequence MAAVCACADDATNREALKQAYPNASAEVIEKADKLLSTSVKTVMDKSATPPSGDKHDFLTLSPYHWPNTSTVDGKPYVMRDGVVNPEAETDKYDRVAYFHMSDTVEYCAVAWRLSGDAKYAEKAAGALRAWFVSPETRMSPNLNYAQFVPGVNKGSRTGIIRGMTILDLIDALRVLEDSGAWKPEDEAAWNAWLADFSKWLSESDLGKAESKALNNHGTWYDVMVATFAMEGGNIDLARQTVRDAAEKRIAKQIRPDGKQPLELARTKSWDYSVMNLDAMVRLAMLGRRLDCDLWNYVPDGGGGIRAALDYLLPFATGDREWEMKQIEAFDPSRLYPVVRRAAAAYPDGPYTEALAKFPADAEAVAMDHLMYFKPD, from the coding sequence GTGGCCGCTGTATGTGCGTGTGCCGATGACGCGACGAATCGCGAGGCGTTGAAACAGGCGTATCCCAATGCCTCGGCGGAAGTGATTGAAAAGGCAGACAAGCTGTTGTCCACGTCCGTGAAGACGGTGATGGACAAGTCCGCGACGCCGCCGAGCGGAGACAAGCATGATTTTCTTACGCTCTCACCGTACCACTGGCCAAACACGTCCACAGTCGACGGCAAGCCGTACGTGATGCGGGACGGCGTTGTGAATCCCGAAGCCGAAACGGACAAATACGATCGCGTGGCGTATTTCCACATGTCGGACACTGTGGAGTACTGCGCAGTTGCCTGGCGCCTGTCCGGTGACGCGAAGTACGCGGAGAAGGCCGCGGGCGCGCTGCGCGCTTGGTTTGTCTCGCCCGAGACGCGCATGAGCCCGAACCTGAACTACGCGCAATTCGTCCCCGGCGTGAACAAGGGATCGCGCACCGGCATTATCCGCGGCATGACAATCCTCGATCTGATCGATGCGTTGCGGGTACTCGAAGACTCCGGCGCGTGGAAGCCGGAGGATGAAGCCGCGTGGAACGCGTGGCTGGCCGACTTCTCGAAATGGCTTTCCGAAAGCGACCTTGGCAAGGCCGAGTCGAAAGCACTCAACAATCACGGCACCTGGTACGACGTCATGGTGGCGACGTTTGCGATGGAAGGCGGCAACATCGACCTTGCGAGGCAGACCGTACGCGACGCCGCGGAAAAGCGCATTGCGAAACAAATCCGGCCCGACGGCAAACAACCGCTCGAACTCGCGCGTACAAAGTCGTGGGACTACAGCGTGATGAACCTCGACGCGATGGTGCGCCTCGCGATGCTTGGGCGGCGGCTCGATTGCGATTTGTGGAACTACGTCCCCGACGGGGGTGGAGGCATTCGCGCCGCGCTCGATTATCTGCTCCCATTCGCGACCGGCGATCGCGAGTGGGAAATGAAACAGATCGAAGCGTTCGATCCGTCAAGACTTTATCCCGTCGTGCGGCGCGCGGCGGCTGCGTATCCCGATGGGCCATACACGGAGGCGCTTGCGAAGTTTCCCGCCGACGCCGAAGCGGTCGCGATGGATCACCTGATGTATTTCAAGCCGGATTAA
- a CDS encoding PQQ-like beta-propeller repeat protein → MHRFAKYGWTLMVVAALAVPALGADTPQFRGPARDGIFPDTGLLKTWPANGPEMLWKVEGVGQGYSSVSDVGGTIYVTGMLDDNKGYLFALDGNGKEKWRVTYGDETLDKQAPGARATPTIDGDRLYLMSGRSLLVCLSAKDGSKIWEVDAREKFNGVSTTWGFSESPLVDGDLVFATPGGPDAAVVALNKMNGETVWTSKGFSEVSAYCSPAMFTFGGNKVLVTMTGKSVVGIDPKTGKVLWSHVHETKYDIHAVTPAVEGNILYYTGGYGSGGGALEVSADGSSVKPLWSDKNLDCQHHGVVILDGYVYGTGHDNNKLMCLELKTGKLMWSTDEVTQGDILYADGMLYVYEGPKKGVVNLIKPNPEKFERVASFAIPEGKDKHWAFPAISNGKLFIRHNGNLYAYKVAAK, encoded by the coding sequence ATGCATCGATTTGCCAAGTATGGGTGGACACTTATGGTCGTCGCCGCGTTGGCGGTTCCGGCGCTTGGGGCGGATACCCCCCAGTTCCGTGGCCCGGCGCGCGACGGAATATTCCCGGATACCGGGCTCCTCAAGACCTGGCCTGCGAACGGCCCCGAAATGCTGTGGAAAGTCGAAGGCGTCGGCCAGGGCTACTCGTCCGTCTCTGATGTCGGCGGCACGATTTACGTGACGGGCATGTTAGATGACAACAAGGGGTACTTGTTTGCGTTGGATGGAAACGGCAAGGAGAAGTGGCGTGTCACGTACGGCGACGAGACGCTGGACAAACAGGCCCCAGGCGCGCGCGCGACGCCAACCATCGACGGCGATCGTCTTTATCTGATGTCAGGCCGCAGCTTGCTGGTCTGTCTATCCGCGAAGGATGGCTCGAAGATTTGGGAAGTGGACGCGCGCGAAAAGTTCAACGGTGTATCGACGACGTGGGGCTTCTCGGAGTCGCCGCTGGTGGATGGGGACCTCGTCTTTGCGACGCCCGGCGGGCCGGACGCGGCGGTAGTCGCCTTGAACAAGATGAACGGCGAGACAGTGTGGACGAGCAAGGGCTTCAGCGAGGTGAGCGCGTATTGTTCGCCGGCCATGTTCACGTTTGGCGGCAACAAGGTGCTCGTGACGATGACGGGCAAGTCGGTAGTCGGCATCGATCCGAAGACCGGCAAAGTGTTGTGGTCGCACGTGCACGAGACCAAGTACGATATTCACGCGGTCACGCCGGCGGTTGAAGGCAATATCTTGTATTACACCGGCGGCTACGGTTCGGGCGGCGGCGCACTCGAGGTCAGCGCGGACGGCTCGAGCGTGAAGCCGCTCTGGTCGGACAAGAACCTCGACTGCCAACACCACGGCGTCGTCATTCTCGACGGCTACGTATATGGCACAGGCCACGACAACAACAAGTTGATGTGCCTCGAACTCAAGACCGGCAAGTTGATGTGGAGCACGGATGAGGTCACGCAGGGCGATATCCTGTACGCGGACGGCATGCTGTACGTGTACGAAGGACCAAAGAAAGGCGTAGTCAACCTCATTAAGCCCAACCCGGAGAAGTTCGAGCGCGTCGCGTCGTTCGCCATCCCGGAAGGAAAGGACAAGCATTGGGCCTTCCCGGCGATCTCGAACGGCAAGCTGTTCATCCGCCACAACGGAAATCTGTACGCATACAAAGTGGCGGCAAAATAA
- a CDS encoding chromate resistance protein has protein sequence MTQTSHVKWLLLIHQLPPKPAYVRVKIGRRLQDIGAVAIKNTVYVLPKREETVEDFEWVLKEIRREGGEGLMCDAELVDGLTDNEIVRLFHAQCDAHYADAARQARNLLRTIKTRDGARGKGRWESERARLRETVQRIAKRDFFDAKGGQTVRSILDDIDRRLKPATRGNETGNPDTYAKRSLRGRTWVTRANIFVDRMASAWLVRRFIDPRAKFRFVDPETYRWKRDEIRFDTYEGEFTHRGGHCTFEVLCDAFHLHDPALSQLAEIVHDIDMKDGRYAREEAPGVALALRGFRSACQNDEQRLALASDYFDAIYKELTTTEETSGRGPNKRNKGARTGGTR, from the coding sequence ATGACACAGACCTCCCACGTCAAATGGCTGCTGCTGATTCATCAACTGCCGCCGAAGCCCGCATACGTCCGCGTGAAGATCGGCCGCAGGTTGCAGGACATCGGCGCGGTCGCGATCAAGAACACGGTGTACGTCCTGCCCAAGCGTGAGGAGACCGTCGAAGATTTCGAGTGGGTGCTCAAGGAAATCCGTCGCGAGGGCGGCGAGGGACTGATGTGCGACGCGGAACTCGTGGACGGCCTTACGGACAACGAAATTGTCCGCCTCTTTCACGCGCAATGCGACGCGCATTATGCAGACGCCGCCCGGCAAGCCCGGAACCTGTTGCGCACAATTAAGACGCGCGACGGTGCGCGCGGCAAGGGCCGGTGGGAGTCGGAGCGCGCGCGGTTGCGGGAAACCGTGCAGAGGATCGCCAAGCGCGATTTCTTCGACGCGAAAGGAGGCCAAACGGTGCGCAGCATACTCGACGACATCGACCGGCGACTGAAGCCCGCGACGCGCGGGAACGAGACGGGCAATCCGGATACGTACGCGAAGCGATCGTTGCGCGGGCGCACCTGGGTCACGCGCGCGAATATCTTTGTGGACCGCATGGCCAGCGCGTGGCTGGTCCGGCGCTTCATCGACCCGCGCGCCAAGTTCAGGTTCGTCGATCCGGAGACATACCGGTGGAAGCGGGACGAAATCCGGTTTGACACGTACGAGGGCGAGTTCACGCATCGCGGCGGACATTGTACATTCGAGGTGTTGTGCGACGCGTTTCACTTGCACGATCCCGCGTTGTCGCAATTGGCGGAGATCGTCCACGACATCGACATGAAGGACGGCCGGTACGCGCGCGAGGAAGCGCCCGGGGTGGCGCTCGCGTTGCGCGGCTTTCGGTCCGCCTGCCAGAACGACGAACAGCGACTCGCGCTGGCGAGCGATTACTTTGACGCAATCTATAAGGAATTGACTACTACCGAGGAGACATCGGGCCGTGGCCCAAACAAGCGAAATAAAGGCGCCCGCACCGGCGGTACGCGCTGA
- the chrA gene encoding chromate efflux transporter, which translates to MKAPAPAVRAEGPEHSIVLPTFGQATRTWAYIGLNSFGGPAGQIAVMHRVLVEEKRWVSEERFLHALNYCMLLPGPEAQQLATYIGWLLHGARGGLVAGTLFIVPGVAVIMILSYLYAGAQHVATVEALFFGLKAAVLAIVAEAVLRIGKRALKTRSSIGIAALAFVAIFFFNVSFPIIVAAAAAIGAAQRFLNRTAISSRMDPAESHAHSAVPTLWRSVKVVTVWCALWFVPLVAIAVARGFDDVYVDVGVFFSKAAVVTFGGAYSVLAYMTQQAVDVYGWLKPGEMVDGLAMAETTPGPLIMVVQFVGFMAAFRDPGGMHPMLAGTLGGLLATWVTFTPCFLWIFLGAPYIESLRGNKALNAALSAITAAVVGVVLNLAVWFFLHTVFGGVDAVRFGPLMLHVPDFGTIDWAALVLAAGAMIATFRYHAGMFKVLAACALCGIIVKLVL; encoded by the coding sequence ATAAAGGCGCCCGCACCGGCGGTACGCGCTGAGGGGCCGGAGCACTCCATCGTCCTCCCCACGTTCGGGCAGGCGACGCGAACGTGGGCGTACATTGGGCTAAACAGCTTCGGCGGGCCCGCGGGCCAGATCGCGGTGATGCACCGCGTACTGGTGGAGGAAAAGCGCTGGGTGAGCGAAGAGCGCTTCTTGCACGCATTGAACTACTGCATGTTGCTGCCCGGCCCCGAGGCGCAGCAACTCGCGACGTATATCGGCTGGCTGCTGCACGGCGCGCGCGGCGGGCTGGTTGCGGGCACCTTATTCATCGTGCCTGGCGTCGCAGTCATTATGATATTGAGCTACCTATACGCGGGCGCCCAGCACGTTGCGACGGTCGAGGCGCTATTCTTCGGACTAAAGGCGGCCGTGCTCGCCATTGTAGCGGAGGCCGTGTTGCGCATCGGGAAACGTGCGCTCAAGACGCGGTCCTCGATCGGTATCGCCGCGCTCGCGTTCGTCGCGATTTTCTTCTTCAACGTTTCGTTTCCGATCATTGTCGCTGCGGCCGCGGCGATCGGCGCCGCACAGCGGTTTCTGAATCGAACCGCCATTTCTTCGCGCATGGATCCGGCAGAGAGCCACGCACACAGCGCCGTCCCGACGCTGTGGCGCTCGGTCAAGGTCGTGACTGTCTGGTGCGCACTGTGGTTTGTGCCACTCGTTGCGATCGCGGTCGCGCGCGGTTTTGACGATGTATATGTGGACGTGGGCGTCTTTTTCAGCAAGGCGGCGGTGGTCACGTTTGGCGGCGCGTACTCCGTGCTCGCCTACATGACGCAACAGGCGGTCGATGTATACGGCTGGCTGAAGCCCGGCGAAATGGTTGACGGACTCGCGATGGCGGAAACCACGCCGGGGCCGTTAATCATGGTGGTGCAGTTCGTGGGGTTCATGGCGGCATTCCGCGATCCCGGCGGCATGCACCCGATGCTCGCGGGAACGTTGGGCGGGTTGCTCGCGACGTGGGTCACGTTTACGCCCTGCTTCCTGTGGATATTTCTGGGCGCGCCGTACATCGAATCGCTTCGCGGCAACAAGGCGCTGAATGCCGCACTGAGCGCGATAACGGCCGCGGTCGTCGGAGTGGTCCTCAACCTCGCCGTGTGGTTCTTCCTACACACGGTTTTCGGCGGGGTCGACGCGGTACGATTCGGACCTCTAATGTTGCATGTACCGGATTTCGGCACCATCGATTGGGCGGCGCTTGTGCTGGCCGCCGGCGCGATGATCGCGACGTTTCGATACCATGCCGGCATGTTCAAAGTACTGGCTGCGTGCGCGCTTTGCGGCATCATCGTGAAACTCGTTCTTTGA